A part of Prolixibacteraceae bacterium genomic DNA contains:
- a CDS encoding GNAT family N-acetyltransferase: MDNNLNETFQIEIRQIHHTDYPQLIKIYRRAENMKYIPETLHSKSDKVLIERWKKYQEHYDDGFGIFAIVLKDTQEVIGEIGLFMTQTEKHCAELGIIIDYSYWKKGVGKHACDKIFHKAYLEYGIQVIIAQMFEQNRGSIALVEKLGFKKESFQNHTDGTTSFCYKRKLSLYGITK, from the coding sequence ATGGACAATAACCTTAATGAAACATTCCAAATCGAGATACGTCAAATCCATCATACCGACTATCCTCAACTTATCAAAATCTATCGTAGAGCAGAAAACATGAAATATATTCCTGAAACACTACATAGTAAAAGTGATAAAGTGTTAATCGAAAGATGGAAGAAATACCAAGAACACTACGATGATGGATTTGGAATATTCGCCATCGTTCTAAAGGACACACAAGAGGTAATAGGTGAAATTGGTCTATTTATGACACAGACAGAGAAGCATTGTGCCGAATTAGGAATCATTATAGACTATAGCTATTGGAAAAAAGGAGTGGGAAAACATGCATGTGACAAAATTTTCCATAAAGCGTACCTAGAATACGGTATACAAGTGATCATCGCACAGATGTTTGAACAAAATAGAGGTAGTATTGCATTAGTAGAGAAATTAGGATTTAAAAAAGAGTCATTTCAAAACCATACAGACGGCACAACATCATTTTGCTACAAGCGTAAACTATCATTATATGGAATCACAAAATAG
- the pflB gene encoding formate C-acetyltransferase — translation MSNRGFKNGNWNESIDVRNFVVQNITPYEGDDSFLLGPTDRTERLWDVCRVALKEERQNNGVRAIDTQIVSTINSFEAGYIQKEDEVIVGLQTDMLLKRAMKPYGGYNVVEKAVTEHGLTVDPKVTETFTKYAKTHNDGVFDVYTKEIRKFRSLGFLTGLPDNYARGRVIGDYRRLALYGIDTLIQAKQQDMDGLVGPMDDARIRVREEVAEQIKALREMIEMGNRYGLELNRPANNAKEAVQWTYMAYLAAVKEQDGAAMSLGNVSSFLDIFIQKDLVAGTITEADAQEYIDQFVMKLRMVRHLRMDAYEQIFAGDPTWVTESIGGMLADGRTKVTKTSFRFLQTLYNLGPSPEPNITILWSQSLPEGFKRFCSKVSIDTSSIQYENDDLMRENRCSDDYGIACCVSFQEIGKQIQFFGARTNLAKTLLLAINGGRCENTNTMMVPGIKELDGEYLDYDQVVENFKIAMHSVARVYNESMNIIHYMHDKYYYEKGQMSLVDTNPKINIAYGIAGLSIVADSLSAIKHTKVKPIRNDDGLTVDFSIEGEFPKYGNDDDRVDDIARKVVNHFNNELKALKVYKDADPTLSVLTITSNVVYGKKTGATPDGRGAGVPFAPGANPMHGRDTHGAIASLNSVAKIDYKDSQDGISNTFSIVPKSLGAEREDRVINLVATLDGYFGRKAHHLNVNVLNRETLLDAMENPEEYPQLTIRVSGYAVNFTRLSREQQQEVISRSFHDKM, via the coding sequence ATGTCTAATAGAGGATTTAAAAATGGAAATTGGAATGAGTCCATTGATGTTAGAAACTTTGTCGTTCAAAACATCACCCCATATGAAGGGGATGACTCTTTTCTACTAGGACCTACTGACCGTACAGAACGTTTATGGGATGTATGTCGTGTTGCGCTAAAAGAAGAGCGTCAAAACAATGGTGTTAGAGCTATTGACACTCAGATCGTTTCAACGATTAACTCTTTTGAAGCCGGTTATATCCAAAAAGAGGATGAGGTAATCGTAGGGCTTCAAACAGATATGCTTCTGAAAAGAGCCATGAAACCATACGGTGGTTACAATGTTGTAGAAAAGGCCGTTACGGAACATGGTCTGACTGTAGATCCTAAAGTTACAGAAACATTTACTAAGTATGCTAAAACACACAATGATGGTGTTTTTGATGTATATACAAAAGAGATTCGCAAATTTAGATCATTAGGATTCCTTACTGGTCTTCCTGACAATTACGCACGTGGTCGTGTTATTGGAGACTACAGACGTTTGGCTCTTTATGGTATTGATACATTGATCCAAGCGAAACAACAAGATATGGATGGCTTGGTTGGACCAATGGACGATGCTCGTATTCGTGTTCGTGAAGAGGTGGCTGAGCAGATCAAAGCACTTCGCGAGATGATTGAGATGGGTAACCGTTACGGTCTAGAACTTAACAGACCTGCGAATAATGCAAAAGAAGCTGTTCAATGGACATACATGGCATATCTTGCAGCAGTAAAAGAGCAAGATGGAGCAGCGATGTCTCTTGGAAATGTATCCTCTTTCCTTGATATCTTTATTCAAAAAGATCTTGTAGCTGGAACCATTACAGAAGCAGATGCACAGGAGTACATTGACCAATTTGTAATGAAGCTTCGTATGGTTCGCCATCTAAGAATGGATGCTTATGAACAAATCTTTGCAGGCGACCCAACTTGGGTAACAGAGTCTATTGGAGGTATGCTTGCTGACGGAAGAACAAAAGTAACAAAAACGTCTTTCCGCTTCCTTCAAACACTATATAACCTAGGGCCATCACCGGAACCAAATATTACAATTCTTTGGTCACAAAGCCTTCCTGAAGGATTCAAAAGATTCTGTTCTAAAGTATCAATCGACACTTCATCTATTCAATATGAAAATGATGATCTAATGCGTGAGAATCGTTGTTCTGATGATTATGGTATCGCATGTTGTGTCTCTTTCCAAGAGATTGGAAAACAGATTCAATTCTTTGGAGCACGTACCAACCTAGCTAAGACATTACTTCTTGCTATTAATGGTGGTCGTTGTGAGAATACAAACACAATGATGGTACCAGGAATCAAAGAACTCGACGGAGAATATCTTGATTACGACCAAGTAGTAGAAAACTTTAAGATTGCCATGCACTCAGTTGCTCGTGTATATAATGAGTCGATGAACATCATCCACTACATGCACGATAAATACTACTATGAAAAAGGACAAATGTCACTAGTGGACACCAATCCTAAGATCAATATCGCTTATGGTATTGCTGGATTATCTATTGTTGCCGATTCTCTTTCTGCAATTAAGCATACAAAAGTTAAACCTATCCGTAACGATGATGGTCTTACTGTAGATTTCTCGATCGAAGGTGAGTTCCCTAAATACGGTAACGATGATGATCGTGTTGACGATATCGCAAGAAAAGTGGTTAATCACTTCAACAACGAATTGAAAGCACTTAAAGTATATAAAGATGCAGACCCTACATTATCCGTATTAACTATCACATCAAACGTAGTTTACGGTAAAAAAACAGGAGCAACTCCTGATGGACGTGGTGCTGGTGTACCTTTTGCTCCAGGAGCAAATCCAATGCACGGTAGAGATACACACGGTGCAATTGCATCTCTTAACTCTGTAGCAAAAATTGACTATAAAGATTCTCAAGATGGTATCTCAAATACATTTAGTATTGTTCCTAAATCTCTTGGAGCAGAAAGAGAAGATCGTGTTATCAATCTTGTAGCAACTCTTGACGGTTACTTTGGTCGTAAGGCACACCACCTTAATGTCAATGTTCTTAATAGAGAAACACTTCTTGATGCGATGGAGAATCCAGAAGAGTATCCACAACTTACTATCCGAGTTTCTGGTTATGCAGTTAACTTTACACGCTTATCAAGAGAGCAGCAACAAGAGGTTATCTCTCGTTCGTTCCACGATAAAATGTAA
- a CDS encoding family 20 glycosylhydrolase, with protein MKKYLLLALYMMLSVEMIASKETIIPKPQVTIWDGGTKVLDLKHYYIVNDVGEMINPLLNIFLKEMKSERKIKYRSNGVPIIFKRNEHVQSTSGSYRLTISQNITIEANDYRGFLYGTRSLFQLIRSTSFDGRLSFRTINDYPSYQHRILMLDVARKFIPYEELKDYIRSMAWFKMNELHLHLSDNSWGGYPAYRLPSTKYPELTSKDGHYSWDEIRRLQDFAKIYGVVITPEIDSPGHSLAFTRVRPDLKSKLISENYLDILNSKTIPFVQSILEEVIPHFDAPDFHIGTDEYRIHRIKDPEMKLKIGEAFRDYINQMSRYVETKGKSCRIWSGYEHMPGRTLVNKNTIIDMWETSDAQNKLDQGYRFINSSHYYTYIVPGAPYYGVDDKFVFEKWTPLMFGPKKESNLKQNSEQLLGGALHVWNDFGPTGYTTSEIARLSLPSLAIFSQKLWGSPVSGSYEDFQTQRSSVMDVPLSHLLDREKEKDRTIIKRNHANLDPSKALILSKEKKEITYPWTLELEIFPKDTIKDEVAIISSRNAALYSSVKHLYKKKKTSEMKEGVTLVRANQNYFHHPLDSHRPDILVYDYQLKPEEWQTIKLIGEKNKTTLFVNGKEIGSYPIQTVCPIHMLGSDRQMGFNGSVRNLKVYNYLK; from the coding sequence ATGAAAAAGTATCTACTTCTAGCATTATATATGATGCTATCTGTTGAAATGATTGCCAGTAAAGAGACGATTATCCCTAAGCCACAAGTCACTATATGGGATGGTGGGACCAAAGTTCTTGACTTGAAACATTACTATATAGTAAATGACGTTGGAGAGATGATTAATCCTTTATTGAATATCTTTCTAAAAGAGATGAAGTCGGAGAGAAAGATAAAATATAGATCAAATGGAGTGCCGATAATATTTAAGAGAAATGAGCATGTTCAATCAACTTCTGGTTCTTATCGATTAACTATTTCTCAAAATATAACTATTGAAGCGAATGATTATCGAGGGTTCTTATATGGAACAAGGTCCTTGTTTCAACTTATCCGGTCTACTTCATTTGACGGGAGATTGTCTTTTAGAACGATTAATGATTATCCTAGCTATCAACATCGAATATTGATGCTAGATGTGGCTAGAAAGTTTATCCCTTATGAAGAGCTAAAAGATTATATCCGATCGATGGCATGGTTTAAGATGAATGAACTTCATCTTCATTTAAGTGATAACTCTTGGGGTGGTTATCCTGCGTATAGACTTCCTAGTACGAAATATCCTGAATTAACTTCGAAAGATGGACACTATTCGTGGGATGAGATACGAAGATTGCAAGATTTTGCTAAAATATACGGGGTGGTAATAACTCCTGAAATAGATTCACCAGGACACTCTTTGGCATTTACTCGTGTACGTCCAGATTTAAAAAGTAAATTGATCAGTGAGAATTATTTAGATATTTTAAATTCGAAGACGATTCCTTTTGTTCAGTCTATATTGGAAGAGGTCATTCCACATTTTGATGCTCCTGATTTTCATATAGGAACAGATGAGTATAGAATTCATCGCATCAAAGATCCTGAAATGAAACTTAAGATTGGCGAGGCATTTCGTGACTATATAAATCAGATGTCGAGATATGTTGAGACAAAAGGGAAGTCCTGTCGTATTTGGTCAGGATACGAACACATGCCAGGCAGGACCCTTGTCAATAAGAATACCATTATTGATATGTGGGAAACTAGTGATGCACAAAATAAATTAGATCAAGGGTATCGATTTATTAATTCATCTCACTATTACACATATATTGTTCCAGGTGCACCTTATTATGGTGTGGATGATAAATTCGTATTCGAAAAGTGGACTCCTCTTATGTTTGGTCCTAAAAAGGAAAGTAACCTTAAACAAAATAGTGAACAGCTTTTAGGTGGTGCATTACATGTGTGGAATGATTTCGGTCCCACGGGTTATACAACAAGTGAAATTGCTCGATTATCGTTACCCTCTTTGGCCATATTCTCACAAAAGCTTTGGGGTAGCCCTGTAAGTGGTTCATATGAAGATTTCCAAACCCAAAGATCTTCTGTAATGGATGTTCCCTTAAGTCATCTGTTAGATCGTGAAAAAGAGAAAGACAGAACAATTATAAAGCGTAACCATGCCAATTTGGATCCATCCAAGGCCTTAATTCTTAGTAAAGAAAAAAAGGAGATAACTTATCCATGGACACTAGAGTTGGAAATTTTCCCAAAAGATACCATAAAGGATGAAGTGGCAATTATCTCTTCTCGTAATGCTGCTTTATATTCAAGTGTAAAACATCTTTATAAAAAGAAAAAGACGAGTGAAATGAAAGAAGGAGTGACATTGGTTCGTGCAAACCAAAACTATTTTCATCATCCGTTAGATTCCCATCGCCCTGATATACTTGTCTATGACTATCAATTAAAGCCTGAAGAGTGGCAAACGATTAAGCTCATAGGTGAGAAGAATAAGACCACATTGTTTGTAAATGGGAAAGAGATAGGGAGCTATCCAATCCAAACGGTTTGTCCGATCCATATGCTAGGATCTGATAGGCAAATGGGTTTCAACGGAAGTGTGAGAAATCTAAAAGTGTACAATTATCTGAAGTGA
- a CDS encoding carboxypeptidase-like regulatory domain-containing protein: MRDFKALIRSVLKYTLFLISFLSNAIVFAQQPKEVPNQSVYTYLFKINEKEAKALYLRSHPPKNEMYHTLVDSFLTDGGYLNCLPEGHYIMSCPNLNGLETSVFSQSNIFAKVLDNDRDLILQIYSLDGKLIDNALVKVGNRKINYNQDTKSFVDYKSTKKGLVSIEYDGFTSFYSLSYGQLRYSSYYRPFNLRRNYYCMTNLFRKKYISYNGYLVFNKPIYRPKDTVKYKAFIVDKKGIPVKKDLNVLLRNYPDRKMISTLSPYEDGAYEGEFVLNDSLKLKLDADYSLELRDKDQSYIRNTFKYEDYQLNKSHFEVSLPRTKYYCEDVLLDLLAQDENNLNLMDATVEIVVTPKRVSRLFDKQGVIGDTLFTTTTELMTRGKTRISIPYTALPKANISCDVTVKMVTSDGETMVKLARFDYYHEMSELSYRFKNDSILVEYLVNGKPVEKNVTVTVLDQFNNDQQIASNNTPFCFPLQTIHRSYKISSDSISKRINMSRLSSRVDCFTYRDMDSLMVKVYNPYKIPFRYTILAKDKIVQEGYGKTLHFKELNPRKENYSVSLQYLWAGKVLKKNLDIRYNADQLNLLVKQPRLVYPGQKSKIEVVVKDPKGLPVENVDLTAYGVTKKFNAPAPQVPLLGKSKKTKLKSKSHEMHKKYESHTSYLDYPFWQKKAGLDTLLYYQVYYPGNDVFSYEYTPLDTITQFAPYVMHNGKRQDVRVVYVDGVPVYFNWMSGSNPYSFRIDPGYHQIKMRLDRYEIEVDSVLFNQGKKLIFSMDMMGSAKNVTRTKTKKYFTPEEITLFSKYIQSYHHVVADRLSYIQSGSDILMLDNKIKKGAWPKYVGPIHNVDLQLYIEGNKPQSFTFDPHIRYGFLKNRMLKYELYSNVCYDKLDSYQANDLFDEVLTQRKIDLLYKSHQISVRNSPVEFLSLIKRNGAARLVLIASRNEKFNPERPDKLVLLNEEDSTYHRVFEYHDHLTIDRLKEGNYRVVLFYKDQKYHIVTPIKVTSLGLSYRKYDLPILYKEDAYSSYIQSLVDLGVENSKVIERILPNNTASLYLPIQKYHTKSHVPNSYYCISGYVYDKKSKEPLSGVTIMSEDKAITTKSDDNGFYRLPLSYGNLTYSYPGFERVKIAVKSPYPEKTEEVFTLKEGDFEIKGVLTGYSSKAQSDDPMKSFVADEAMFADQLNTLKGQREHIAVKVTQKDNALIFYKGEESYSFVHKPLVLLNGNVFMGDPISLNNIEAQSVKVVNGDDAFLLYGRSAKNGVIELQIDHSIYQKLVSVAYDEAVGESIPEQSIRTNFSDYAFWQPRLRTDKEGRATFDVTFPDDVTNWKTNFIAMNGHRQSGFISSEIKSYKPLTAQLATPRYLILGDTVKAIGKTLNYSEDDVSVETHLEVNGKKIYSRYHDGVSKMVDTITICADADTLSMTYLLQEKNGYVDGEKRDIPVFAKGMETYRYRNYYFDRDTTISLSFDASKGPVKFTVQSSSYDLWEEKIKDVRVYKYDCTEQLSSKLIALLAKKQIVESKGDRFLNNAKVKRLIRLIEERQRCENLWGWWIGDQPRLWISLHAVDALFQAEQMGYTIHVSKKMLTTRLQEYLFDFVYVDKQINALKILKRINAPVDYEQYIKKFDDRKNSSIHTKLSLIELKQLCGLDYDIKEIDTYKEVDSFGLLSFSSDSKEYTVNRGRVVNTLIAYRILKNDPQSPSEEVGSLQRFFLCNSDLWCNTYLSSLVIQTILPDLIQSKTNTKVPKLILSGGLNKTITAFPVELELDPTKEMTVQNVGGVVNIMASQKHWIENTTLKNSDCAIKTYFKDKVGNALKVGEAVKLIAQVEAPKNADYVAIHVPIPAGCSYVSKKPFYKGETHREFHKNEVTIFCSQLKAGTYEFEIELLPRYAGTFTMNPAKIEMIYFPGYNANNEMKQVIIR; the protein is encoded by the coding sequence ATGAGAGACTTCAAAGCCTTAATTAGGAGTGTATTAAAGTATACATTGTTTCTAATAAGTTTTCTGTCAAATGCTATTGTATTTGCCCAGCAACCAAAAGAAGTGCCAAACCAAAGTGTATATACTTATCTGTTTAAGATAAATGAAAAGGAAGCCAAAGCGCTTTATCTCAGGTCTCATCCTCCTAAAAATGAGATGTATCACACTTTGGTCGATTCATTCCTAACGGATGGGGGCTACCTAAACTGTTTACCAGAAGGTCATTATATTATGTCTTGCCCTAATCTTAATGGTTTGGAAACATCAGTATTTTCTCAGTCAAATATATTCGCGAAGGTACTGGATAATGATCGAGATCTAATATTACAAATATATTCGTTGGATGGTAAACTCATTGATAATGCCTTGGTAAAGGTCGGTAATAGGAAAATAAATTATAACCAAGACACCAAGTCTTTTGTCGATTATAAATCAACCAAGAAAGGACTTGTTTCGATCGAATATGATGGGTTTACTTCTTTCTATAGCTTATCGTATGGACAATTAAGATATTCAAGCTACTACAGGCCCTTCAACTTAAGACGAAATTATTATTGCATGACGAACTTGTTTCGTAAGAAATATATCTCTTATAACGGATATTTGGTGTTCAATAAACCTATTTACCGACCTAAGGATACGGTAAAATACAAAGCTTTTATTGTAGATAAAAAGGGGATTCCAGTAAAAAAAGATTTGAATGTCCTGCTTCGAAACTATCCTGATCGTAAGATGATATCGACATTGTCTCCCTATGAAGATGGCGCTTATGAAGGTGAGTTTGTATTGAATGATTCGTTAAAACTTAAGCTAGACGCAGACTATTCTTTAGAATTAAGAGATAAGGATCAATCCTATATTCGCAACACATTTAAATATGAAGACTATCAGTTGAATAAGTCTCATTTTGAAGTCTCTTTACCTAGAACTAAGTACTATTGCGAAGATGTACTGTTAGATCTATTAGCACAAGATGAGAATAATTTAAATCTCATGGATGCCACTGTGGAGATTGTAGTAACTCCAAAGCGTGTTTCTCGACTATTCGATAAGCAGGGAGTAATAGGTGATACTTTGTTTACCACTACGACAGAGCTGATGACCCGAGGAAAAACAAGAATTTCGATTCCTTATACGGCGTTACCAAAAGCGAATATTTCATGTGATGTGACGGTGAAAATGGTAACCTCTGATGGCGAAACAATGGTAAAGCTTGCCCGTTTTGATTATTACCACGAGATGTCGGAGTTATCTTATCGTTTTAAGAATGATTCTATCTTGGTAGAATATTTAGTTAATGGGAAACCGGTGGAGAAAAATGTCACAGTGACAGTACTTGATCAGTTTAATAACGACCAACAGATCGCATCCAACAACACACCTTTCTGTTTTCCTCTTCAAACAATTCATAGATCGTATAAGATTTCTTCGGATTCTATATCTAAGAGGATAAATATGAGTAGGTTATCTTCTAGAGTAGATTGTTTTACCTATAGAGATATGGATTCGCTGATGGTGAAAGTCTATAATCCTTATAAGATCCCTTTCAGGTACACGATCTTAGCCAAAGATAAAATAGTGCAAGAAGGGTATGGTAAAACGCTACATTTTAAGGAACTTAATCCACGTAAAGAAAATTATAGTGTTTCGTTACAATACTTATGGGCGGGAAAAGTATTGAAAAAGAATCTAGATATTCGATACAATGCAGACCAATTGAATCTTTTGGTCAAACAACCTCGTTTGGTATACCCTGGTCAAAAGTCAAAAATAGAAGTGGTGGTAAAAGACCCAAAAGGCTTGCCTGTAGAGAATGTGGATCTGACGGCATATGGAGTGACTAAAAAATTCAATGCTCCAGCTCCTCAAGTCCCACTTCTAGGTAAATCTAAAAAAACGAAGCTAAAAAGTAAGAGTCATGAGATGCATAAAAAATATGAATCCCATACATCATATTTAGACTATCCTTTTTGGCAAAAGAAAGCGGGACTAGATACGTTATTGTATTATCAAGTTTATTATCCTGGGAATGATGTCTTTAGTTATGAATATACCCCATTAGACACTATAACGCAGTTTGCACCCTATGTGATGCATAATGGTAAAAGACAGGATGTTAGGGTTGTGTATGTCGATGGGGTACCTGTATATTTTAATTGGATGTCAGGGAGTAATCCATATTCTTTTAGAATTGACCCAGGGTATCATCAAATAAAGATGAGACTGGACCGCTATGAAATCGAAGTGGATAGTGTTCTTTTTAATCAAGGTAAAAAATTGATATTTTCCATGGACATGATGGGGAGTGCTAAAAATGTAACTAGAACCAAAACAAAAAAATATTTTACACCAGAAGAGATCACATTGTTCTCAAAGTATATTCAGAGTTATCATCATGTTGTAGCGGATCGTCTGTCTTATATTCAAAGTGGAAGTGATATCTTAATGTTAGACAACAAGATAAAAAAGGGTGCTTGGCCAAAATATGTTGGCCCAATCCATAATGTAGACCTTCAATTATATATTGAAGGAAATAAGCCACAATCCTTTACTTTTGATCCACATATTCGGTATGGTTTTCTTAAAAACAGAATGTTAAAGTATGAACTTTATAGTAACGTATGCTATGATAAGTTAGACTCTTATCAGGCTAATGATCTCTTTGATGAAGTTCTAACACAACGTAAAATAGATTTGTTATACAAATCACACCAAATATCTGTTCGAAATTCACCTGTTGAATTCCTATCACTGATAAAAAGAAATGGAGCAGCTCGTCTAGTGTTAATCGCGTCAAGGAATGAAAAATTTAATCCCGAAAGGCCTGACAAATTAGTACTACTTAATGAGGAGGATAGCACGTATCATCGTGTGTTTGAGTATCATGATCATTTAACCATAGATCGTCTTAAGGAAGGGAATTATCGTGTCGTTCTTTTTTATAAAGATCAGAAGTATCATATCGTTACACCAATAAAAGTAACTTCGCTTGGCTTGAGTTACAGGAAATATGACCTCCCAATACTTTATAAAGAAGATGCTTATAGCTCTTATATACAAAGCTTGGTAGATCTTGGTGTTGAAAATAGTAAAGTGATAGAACGAATTCTGCCAAATAATACAGCGAGTTTGTATCTTCCTATACAAAAATATCATACCAAGTCGCATGTTCCGAACTCTTATTATTGTATTTCAGGATACGTTTATGATAAGAAGTCAAAAGAGCCTCTTTCTGGTGTCACGATTATGTCGGAGGATAAAGCTATTACTACAAAATCCGATGATAATGGATTTTATAGATTACCACTTTCTTATGGTAATTTGACTTACTCATATCCTGGATTTGAGCGTGTGAAAATAGCTGTTAAGTCACCATACCCTGAGAAAACCGAAGAGGTATTTACCTTAAAAGAAGGAGATTTTGAAATAAAAGGAGTGCTTACGGGTTATAGTAGCAAAGCCCAGTCTGATGATCCAATGAAGTCTTTTGTGGCGGATGAAGCAATGTTTGCCGACCAACTGAATACATTAAAAGGTCAACGTGAGCATATTGCAGTGAAGGTTACACAAAAGGATAATGCTTTGATCTTTTATAAAGGCGAAGAATCTTATTCTTTTGTCCATAAGCCATTGGTTTTACTAAATGGTAATGTATTTATGGGAGATCCGATCTCTTTAAATAATATCGAAGCTCAAAGTGTTAAGGTCGTCAATGGTGATGATGCATTCCTGTTGTATGGTAGAAGTGCAAAAAATGGTGTCATTGAGTTGCAAATAGATCATTCAATTTATCAAAAGCTTGTTTCTGTGGCATACGATGAAGCGGTGGGGGAATCAATCCCAGAACAATCGATCCGAACAAATTTCTCTGATTATGCTTTTTGGCAGCCTAGGTTGAGAACTGATAAAGAGGGGCGAGCTACTTTTGACGTAACATTTCCTGATGATGTAACCAATTGGAAGACTAACTTCATTGCGATGAATGGTCATCGTCAATCAGGTTTTATTAGTAGTGAGATAAAATCCTATAAACCATTGACAGCACAACTTGCTACACCACGTTATCTGATCCTAGGGGATACGGTAAAGGCTATTGGAAAGACGCTTAACTACAGTGAGGATGATGTGTCTGTAGAAACTCATCTTGAAGTAAATGGGAAAAAGATATACTCGCGCTATCATGATGGTGTCTCTAAAATGGTAGATACAATAACCATCTGTGCTGATGCCGATACTTTATCTATGACTTATCTTCTTCAAGAAAAGAATGGATATGTGGATGGCGAAAAACGAGATATCCCAGTTTTTGCCAAAGGAATGGAAACCTATCGTTATCGAAACTATTATTTCGATCGAGATACGACTATTTCGCTATCTTTTGATGCCAGCAAAGGGCCCGTGAAGTTTACGGTTCAATCGAGTTCGTATGATCTATGGGAGGAGAAAATAAAAGATGTTAGAGTTTACAAATATGACTGTACCGAACAACTTTCATCTAAATTGATTGCCTTATTGGCCAAAAAGCAAATTGTCGAATCTAAAGGAGATAGATTTCTTAACAATGCAAAAGTTAAACGTTTAATTCGCCTTATTGAGGAGCGACAAAGATGTGAAAACTTATGGGGTTGGTGGATTGGTGACCAACCTAGATTGTGGATCTCTTTACATGCGGTTGATGCTCTATTTCAAGCAGAACAGATGGGGTATACTATTCATGTGTCAAAAAAAATGTTGACAACTCGTTTACAAGAATATCTGTTTGATTTTGTGTATGTGGATAAGCAAATAAACGCTTTGAAGATTTTAAAACGAATAAATGCACCTGTTGACTACGAACAGTACATTAAAAAGTTCGATGACCGCAAAAATAGTTCTATACACACTAAATTATCCTTGATAGAGCTAAAGCAACTGTGTGGTTTAGATTATGATATAAAAGAGATTGACACATATAAGGAAGTCGATTCATTTGGACTGCTATCGTTCTCAAGCGATAGTAAAGAATATACTGTGAATCGAGGACGAGTTGTAAATACATTAATCGCTTATCGAATCCTGAAGAACGATCCTCAAAGCCCTTCGGAAGAGGTGGGATCATTGCAACGATTCTTTTTATGTAACAGTGATCTGTGGTGTAATACCTATTTGTCTTCATTGGTAATACAAACTATCTTGCCAGACTTAATTCAAAGTAAAACAAATACCAAGGTGCCGAAATTGATCCTTTCAGGAGGATTAAATAAAACCATTACTGCATTTCCTGTAGAGTTGGAATTAGATCCTACAAAAGAGATGACCGTTCAAAACGTTGGAGGCGTAGTAAATATTATGGCTTCACAAAAGCATTGGATAGAAAATACTACGTTAAAGAATAGTGATTGTGCTATAAAGACTTATTTCAAAGATAAGGTAGGGAATGCATTGAAAGTAGGAGAGGCGGTGAAATTAATAGCACAGGTGGAAGCCCCTAAAAATGCCGACTATGTAGCCATCCATGTTCCAATACCTGCGGGATGTAGCTATGTGAGTAAAAAGCCATTCTATAAAGGGGAAACCCATCGCGAATTCCATAAGAATGAAGTGACCATATTCTGTTCTCAGTTGAAAGCTGGAACGTATGAGTTTGAAATAGAACTATTACCACGCTATGCTGGTACCTTTACGATGAATCCCGCAAAGATTGAGATGATCTATTTTCCCGGTTATAATGCAAACAATGAAATGAAGCAGGTGATTATAAGATAA